The sequence GTAAACGTTGAATTTTTCGATGGATTTCTAGCTTTTCTAAAGGGTCTTCTGTTCGTCTAAACTCATCCAACAAATCTTGACGCTTATCCCAATACTTGTCTACCATCTTTGCGCGTTTTTTCTCGCGCTCTACCATTGCTTTTTTAGCCATAAAATTCCTAACTAAATAAATAATTTTGCACAGCATTCCCCATTCTACCGAACTGCACTACTTATGACATCAATATTTGCATTTTGAGGAGAAATTTTTGGGGCAGTTGGACATAAATCAGCTAATTCACATTGCTCGCAAGCAGGATTACGGGCTTTACATACGGCTCTGCCATGATAAATCAACCGAATAGACCAATTTTCCCAATCAGCCTGCGGTAATAATTTCATCAAATCTCTTTCAATGCGAACTGCATCTTCATGCTTTGTCAAACCTAGTCTTTGACTAAGACGATTAACGTGAGTATCAACCGTGACTCCAGCATTAATACCAAAAGCATGAGCCATAACTACATTTGCTGTTTTCCGTGCTACTCCAGGAAGCAGCAATAATTGTTCCATCGTTCGAGGAACTTTACTGTCAAAATCTCTAACTATCATCTGACAGGCGGCTTTTATATTCTTGGCTTTATTACGATAAAATCCTGTAGAACGCACTAAAGTTTCAAGTTCTTCAATTGGTGCATTCCCCAAACTTTCGGCATCAGGGAATTGACGAAACAATTCTGGCGTTACTTTATTTACTCTTTCATCAGTACATTGAGCGGAAAGAATAGTTGCCACCAGTAGCTGTACCGGCGTGGAATAAGTCAAAGAACAAGTTGCATCCGGATACAAACGCTTGAGGCGCACCAAAATACAGTGCGCCCGCTGCTTTTTACTTTTACTTTTGCGATTAGTACTCACCCGAACAACTTCTGCACCCATTCCAACTGACTGGTTTCCTTAACTAATATCAAAATTCCTAATCCTAAAAGTAGCACTAAACCAGTTTGCATTACACCTTCTTGGATACGATTTGGTAAGGGCTTACCGCGTACTCCTTCAATTAACAGAAAAGCTAGTTGTCCCCCATCTAAAGCAGGTAAAGGCAAAATATTGATGAAAGCCAAGTTGATGCTAATTAATGCTGCGAAGAAGAATAAACTACCCGTATCATTTTGAGCGATATTGGCACCAATTTTAACGATTTTAACTGGTCCTGCGACTTGAGAGGCTGTTTCACCAAAATTTGTGACTAATTTACCAAAACCTTGAACTGTTTGGGAAATAATATTTTGAAACTCGGTTGCGCCAACGCTAAACGCTTCTACAATACCTTTAGCCGCACGACGTTCTACCTTACCGTTGGGAGACAAACCAACGCCGATACTTCCACCAGCAGATTTAGCTTCGGGAACTACCGATAAATTGAGATTTTGGTCTTTTCTATTAATAAGCAGTTCAATTGCTTCCCCTGGATGACTTTTGATAATATCCCTTAACTGTTCTATCCCTTGGAGCGATTTACCGAACTCCGTACCTTCTGCGGCAAGAATTACGTCTCCGGGTTTAATTCCAGCAGATTCAGCAGCTTTACTAACCTGTGGAGCAAGCTCTTTAATTAAAACTCCCGGTTGAGTAGCTTGCGGTATTCCCACAAAACCAACCTGAGAAACCAGCAGAAAATAAGCAAAAATTAAGTTTGCGATTACCCCAGCGCTAATGACAATCGCTCTATCTAAGATAGGACGGTTACGCAGCAAATTCGGGTCATCTGGTTCAATCTTACTGTCAGGATCGTCATCCGGAAACCCAACAAAACCACCCAAAGGAAAAGCACGCACCGCATACTCTGTTTCGGAACCTTGATACTTTAAAAGTACTGGACCAAAACCCAGAGAAAAGCGATTAACATGGATACCTTGAGTTCTTGCTGCAAGAAAATGTCCTAGCTCATGAACAAAGATTAGTACAGCCAACACTGCGATCGCCGCTAAAACTGACATAGAAAATTTGTGAATTTATTTAAACTATACATTTCTTTATTTTAAAGTGGGGATTGGTAATTGGTAATCGGTAATTGCGAATTGGGAATTGTGGATTAGTAATCGGGAATCGGTAATTGGTAATTCATAATTAGGTCGCAATTAATCAGGAACACAGTCAAATGTTCAACTAATGCCCTATTACCCATTACCTAAACTTCTAAAATTTCCTTACCACCTAAGTAGGGCTGCAAAACTTGTGGAACGTGCAGGGTACCGTCGGGTTGTTGGTAGTTTTCCAAAATAGCTGCCATAGTTCGCCCTACTGCTAATCCGGAACCATTAAGTGTATGAACAAATTGGGTTCCTTTTTTACCGGCTGACTTGAAACGAATATTACCTCTTCTCGCTTGAAAGTCCCCACAATTAGAACAACTGGAAATTTCACGATACTTACCACTTGAAGGCAGCCAAACTTCTATATCGTAAGTTTTTGTGGCGGAAAATCCTAAATCTCCAGTACAAAGTTCGATGACTCGATAAGGTAATTGCAAAGCTTGTAAAATAGCTTCGGCATTATTAAGTAATTTTTCTAGTTCGTCAAAAGAGGTTTCTGGACTAACTAATTTTACTAACTCAACTTTATTAAATTGATGCAAGCGAATTAATCCCCGCATATCGCGCCCGTAACTTCCCGCTTCGCGACGAAAACAAGGAGTATAAGCGCAGTGATATATCGGTAAATCTTCCGTACTAAGAATTTCATTACGGTAAAGATTTGTTAAAGGAACTTCTGCTGTAGGGGTAAGCCATAAATCATCCTCAGCACATTTAAAGCTGTCTTCGGCGAATTTGGGCAGTTGTCCCGTAGCTGTTAAAGATTCACTATTAATCAAAAAGGGAGGCACTACTTCAACATACCCAGCTTCCACTTGACGATTGAGCATAAATTGAATTAATGCCCTTTCCAAAGCTGCACCAGCACCAATCAAAGCAACAAAACGACTTTGTGCGATTTTGACGGCTCGTTCAAAGTTAAGAATTCCTAACTTTTCACCGATTTCCCAATGAGGAATAATACCTGAGTTTTGAGGTAAATATTCATCACCCCAACGTCGCACTTCTACATTCTCTTCTTCGCTCTTGCCAATAGGTGTAGACTCGCTAGGCAAATTAGGAAGTGCAAGCACTCTTTGGTCAATTTCAGCTTTAATCTCTTTCTCTTGCGGTTCAAATTCGCTTAGTTTTGCTTTAAGAGAATTTCCTTCGTCTCGTAATTCTTTAATTTCTGCATCTTGAGGGTTAGTACCTGACTTAATTTTTTGTCCTACTAACTTACCAATTTCGTTACTACGAGCTTGAATTTGACTTCTGGTTGTCTCTAAATCGCGCTGTCGTTGATTTAAATCAACAATTGGCTGAATATCGTAATTCTCGCCTCGATTCTTCAACCTTTCTAGAATTAATTGGGGATTTTCCCGTATTTGCTTGATATCTAGCACAGATGTTTCTCAGTTTAATATCTAATATATTTGAGCCAATACACCAAAACATATTGTAGTGTTCGCGTTGACTTCATAGCAAAAAATTTTTTCCATGCTACAAAAAAACACAACCAGGAAGTCAAGACACAGAAGAAATAGAAGTTCTCCTGCATGTAATCTCTAAAAGTTAACTTCAGTGAAAAAAATTGTACGAATCGGCTACAGCACTATGCTGTCTCATTCGACCTTTTATGCTTGATTTCACCCAAGCGCCCAAATAAAACAATAAGACCTGACTAAACAGGTAAACCCAGTCTTGTAATAGGTTCTGATTTTTATTTTACGAAGATTTATAAAAAAAACACACCAGAAATTTCCGGATAAAGATGGGGAACAAAAGAAACAGTGAGCAAGAAGTTTCCTTCCTCCAATCTTCTTGCTTCCTTTGTTAGCCTGCAAATCGTATCGCCTTCACACTCACTTGGTGATACGATTTAACAACCATATCGACGCTGCTAGCCCTACAAAATGGGCCGTAATTGTATTCGCATTTGCCTGGACTACAAACATATCTTGAGCTGTAATAAATGTATTAGCGCTCGAAAAAGAGACGACACCAACTTGACGCGCAGCTTTGAATACCAAAGAACCCACAATGGCTTGCGCTCCTAGTAACGTCAACAGCATTCCGACTAAATTTACCGTTAAAGCTAACTGTAAAGTCTTTACCGTCTCTACTTTGCGAGGACGGTTACTCGGGTTGGTAGATTGCAGTTGTCTACCAATATTTTTACAGCGAAATGCTAAATAAATACTTATTCCTAAAGCTACTATCCCGCAGACGGCTAAAAATACCCCAAAGCCAGTTTCAGCACTGCTTGAGGGACTGCCTGGTGGGCGAATTGAAAAAACTAATAACAGTAAACTAGAGACAACACCCAGCACCAGTTGCAATACAAAACTAATCCAACCTGTAATACGAAAAATCTGTCCGATAGAACGGATTTTGGATGATGTTGACGGATTGTCGAACTGTTCTGACATATGTATAAATATTTGTGCTTGCGCTACGCTTACAAAATTATTGCACCAACTACATTTACCAGTGACAAGCATTAATTTCACTGTAAGTATATAAATTCTTTACGTTACTTTTACAATCTGCGTGCGATTCTGTAAACTGTTACCCGGAAACAACTGATTTCACGGATTGAGTATAAGTTAAATTACTTACGGGATAATCTTCGTAAAAAAAGTATTTGTTAAGTTTTACAAAAAATTCGCAATTTGCCTTTAAAATTGCTTAAGTGCCATTTTATGCTTAAGCAGTTCTTAGCTGTTCGGCATCACTTGACACATTGATAGCGATTCTTATCGCTGTTAAGCAACTCCTCACAACACTACTTTTCGAGTTTGAGTAGGGGTGCGGCAAATCTGCACCTCATTTTAGTGTGCCAGTACCGCGAGTAACAATCGTGTGCTTTAATGTAGTGTTTATAATGCAGGCAAATCAGCCTAAGTAGCGTTATATACTTACAATATCTGGAGTAGCACTATATACTCTCTATAGAAATTACAGACTCAACATTAAGGCATTTTTTTAGCCATTCACTAACCATGAAACTTGAGGATATATATCAATTCTTTGAAAATCCTCCGCCAACCTACCTCTGTCAGGAACTAGCTGTTTGTTATATCTTGTCTGTTTTGCAACAAGGGGAATCTTACGGCACCGAGTTAATCCAAAAGCTGGAGACTGAATATCCAACTTATCGACTTTCGGATACCGTGCTATACAGTGCGATAAAGTTTCTTGAAGACCAGAAAGCAATTACTGGTTATTGGAAGAAGCTTGAAGGACGCGGTCGTCCCCGACGGATGTACCAAGTTTCCCCTGAATGGCAAACTCAAGCCCAAGATCTAGCTCGTCTTTGGCATGAATACATTAAGCGGAGAACAATTTAGTGTGAAGAGGACAATTTAGCCAATAATAATGGTAATTGTTTCCTCTAATTACCGAAGTACAAAATCGTTATGGATACTGCTATTCTGCCATCCACGTTGTTGCTAACTTTATTAATGTCGGTCGGATTAATTTTCTTTATTAGGGCTTCTACTAAAGACCGAATAGAAACAGCACGACTGGTATCCCAACTCCCGGAAGCCTCTTTAATGCCTCAATTAAAGGAGTATTTTCGAGCGCGATCTTATCGAGTGGCAGCGATAGATCCGCAACAAAATAAAGTAACTATGACTGGCTTTGTAAAACCCAGTTGGTTTTTAGCCATATTTTTGACTATTCTTGCCGCTGTTGGTTTTATGAGCCTATCTTTAGTTTTATCTTTGCTTTTTTCCAGCCAAAGCCTTCTGCTTTACGGGATAGTCTTACTATCCCCTGTAGGCGGCATTTTTTATTGGAATAAGGCTGGAAGGATAGAAAATGTATCGCTGACGGTTGAAGGTAACGACAGCGAAGAAAATGCCAAAATTACTGTAACTGCTCACAGAGATGAAATTATCTCCTTAGAAGAGGCACTACAGCTAAAAAGAGCATAGATTATTGCTTTTAAACATACGAACATTTCTTTCAAGGCATAATTTTTATTGCCTTGACTGAAATGGGCGCTAATAAAAAGCTCTGAACATGCTATTTTTTGATTTTTCTATAATCTTGAGATGCAGTTCTTAGAAATCAAGATTATTTAAGCAAAGAGGTTTAAATCATTTGCCTCATAAGCTACCTTCTTTCTTGAATAAAGTAAAGTAAGAATTGCAATCAGTCCTTAAGAAAACAGCTTGAAATCACCTAACTACCTGTTTCGGGCTAAGCTTTGCTATTTCCAATCGGAAATAAATCTAGCTTTCCGAAAAAAGATTAGCATCGAGCGAAAAAAATTTTGTCAGAAGACTATGCACAGTCTTGAATCATATGTAAAAATTGGGTCAAGAAAATTATGCAAAGGATTAATATAGCTAGTTTTTAAACACCTTTGCATGTGGCTTATTACCCCATCAAGGAACTAACCAAAAAGCCTTTACTCTGAGACGAAATATTCTAGGGTAAAGGTCAAGACGAGGTGAATTATGTTGGCAACTAGCCTCGTACAGAACGGCTTAACTAATAGTCTTTTAACCGCCTCTACAACAACTGGCGCGGTCATAGAGACGGAAATCCTGATTATTTGTATAGCCTTACTGAATCTTTAAACCCTAAATTGCTTGTCTCTAAAAATAATTTATCCTCACACTCACTGCTTAACCATACAAAATTCCAAAAAAGTAATATGGAAATAACCACGACCTGCAGTTTTTTTGAACTAAATTGTACTGGCAAATAATTTCAAAACTTAAAAAAACATAAACATTTAAAAAAAATGCATCATTTTGCCAGTTAATAGATGATTGTCACAAGCCACACTCAAAGCTTAAGACAATTAATCTGCTCTTGCTCGTTTATCGAGCAGCTGCAACGGCTAATACTTCAGGAATAGAAGATGGTTCCATTGTTCTTAAACTAGGAAACAGAAAGTGATTTTCCTCAACGTACTGAGCGCCAAACAGACCTTTTTCAGCCCAAAAATAACGGTCTGTTGTATGTTCGTTACGCTTTACTAGCAATAAAGCAGGTGGAAGAATACCTTCAGCTTGAATAAACTTTCTTGCTGCCGTCACAGGTTTATCCTCACCACTTTCGATGCTATATTGAGGCACGTGTTCTAAAATACGTCGTCCTTCCTGACGACGACGGCTTTTGCGCTTCCTTCTCCTTGCCAAACTTTTTCCCTCCTGTTGTTAGCTCCGGATTGTAGTTATAGCTACAAAATCCGAGCTAATTATAAAAGTTTTACTAAAAAAAATCAATGGGTTTCAACTAACCCGAATCAAAAAGTAATTATTCGTATGTAAAAAAAATGAAAATATTGAGTAAGATAATGCTTGTCGATGCATTTATTACGAGTCAGAATTAGTTAAGCTTTATTAAAAGGGTAATATTAATCTTCGATTGGTTTTCAATCGCAGTTTTTGTAAAGTAACGAGCCTGAAGAATCTGCTTATGATCGTTTCTGCTAGTTCAGAGTTTGTTGCTCTGTGCCGAGAACAATTGACGTTGCTAGCGACAGGGTTAGGAGCATCTTTAAGCGTCGTATATTTGACGCAAGAATTGGCAGAGGTTTCACCACATGAAGGGGAAGCCGAGTTAATCCCCGTTGCGGTTTATCCAGAAACTGGGGTGGTAGGACTCGAACATCAAATAGCTTTACCATCTGTAAATCGTTATTTGTTGAATCCGTCCTCCGAATTAAGTGGTTCGCAATCTAATCAAACGCGGGCAAATCAAGAGCAGGAAAACCATCAAGAATATTTGATGGGCAGCGACCAAATTGTTTTACCTTTGGTTCACGAAGATGTAATGATGGGTTTATTGGTAACGGGTAGAGAAGACCGTGCCTGGAAGGAAAGCGAACGGACTCAAATTGAAAATGTAGCTCAAAGTTTAGCAATTGCTTGCATTATGGATCGCAGGCGTGCTTGGCTGGCTTCTCAGCTACATCAACATCAAATCATGCAAGAAAAACAGTTAGATTTGATGGATAATTTGTTGCATCAATTTCGCAACCCTTTAACGGCTTTGCGAACTTTTGGAAAGCTGTTGACGAAGCGATTGCTGCCGAAAGATGCCAATAGTGAAGTGGCTTTGTCTATAGTGAGAGAAAGCGATAGGCTCAAAGAATTGCTACAAAAATTTGATGAAGCAATCGACTTGACTCCGGAGGATTTACTTCCAGCTAAATTACTGCCAAAAAATCAGGTTGAAGTAGAAGCAACTGTAGAAGAAAATAAGCCTCTACTGTTATTAAATGGGGCGGAACAAGAAATTTTTGAATTTGATTTGAATGAGGTTTTGCAGCCGCTATTAATATCTGCTAAGGCGATAGCTCAAGAGCGTTCTTTAAAACTAATCACTGAAATTGATAATACTGTATTTTTGGTGCGAGGTAATTCTCAAGCATTACGAGAGGTGTTAAGTAATATCGTAGATAATGCTTTGAAATACACTCCCGCAGGTGGTAAAATTTTAATTGAATCGATAAAAGATAAAGCTAATTTTTCAGGAATTGCTATTAGCGATAACGGTCCGGGAATTCCAAAAAAAGATTTAGACCATCTTGGAGAAAGGGGCTATCGGGGAGTACAGGCTGAAACTGAAATTCCCGGCTCCGGATTGGGATTAGCTATAGCTAAACAGTTGATAGAACAAATGCAGGGTGAAATGGAAGTTTTCAGCCCTGCGACTCGTTTTGCTATTAATAAATCATCGGATGCTTCTGGAACTACTTTTATCGTTCGTTTACCAGAAGCGAAATAAGGGTCAAAGGTTAGAGGTTAAATGTCAAAGGTTAATAAGTTAGGAGTTAAGAATTCTTCCTCTGTTGCCAATCTCCCCATCTCTCTTTTAACGGCGATATGAAACCTCGAAACTTCTACCGATGGTCATTTCTAAATCGGTATCGGGGTCGATAACAATCAAGTCTACACTCTTCTTATTGAAGAATATACCAGTTATTGCACCGATGGCTGCACCACCTAGAACCTCTTCAGTTGCGACAGCACGATCGCCAGTTACAGCAGCGACAGCAGCAGCAGCACCAGCACCTAAAGCGGTATTTTTGATAATACCTTTAGTGCTAGTACCTTTTTTAACGGTTTCAGTCTTAGTAATTATTCCAGAACTAGCGTTAATGTTATATTCCTGTCCGGTTGTGGTAATTAGTTTTTGAGCTACGAACTGGGAACCACCGTTTGCCGGTTGAATTTTACCTACAACACGAGAGCCTGCCGGAATAACTAAACTTCCGGTGTCGGTAATTACGTTTTGCGAGATGGTTAAAGTCAAAGGCGCTGTTTCGTCCTTTGTAACCATAATTTTTTCTGCTTTATCGTATTTAACTGGAAGAACGGTTCCTTCGGGAATAGTCACGATTGAACCACCACCAGGATTAGTATTACCGATAGCTACGATGTAAGGAGAGCTAATAGCGTTAGCTTGATTGGTGCTAACTAAAGCTTGGTAAATATAAGCTGCCACATCTGCGCGGGTTGCAGTTCCTTTAGGGCTGAGGAATTTTGTATTGGGATAGTTAACAACTAATCGCTTCTCTGTAGCTGCGGCGATAGGGCTACGAGCATAATTAGAGATGTTATAGCTATCGTTGTAATATCCCAAAGTGCTTTGAACGTTACCGCTGGCAACATAATCTAAACCGTTGGAAAGAGACACCAAAACCTGCTCGCGAGGAATATTTTGAGTAGGGCGGAAAACTCTTCCAGGATATCCAGACAAGAAACCAGTGCTGTAAGCTTCTTGAATTGCACTGTAAGCCCAATAGTTAGATGAAACGTCAACAAAGTTAATTGGCTGTCTCTCTTGGCTCTTGTTGAAAGCTTTGCGAATCATAGCCGCAAATTGAGAGCGCGTTACCGGTGCATCTGGACGGAAGCTACCATCAGGGAATCCAGCAATAACTCCTCTTTGGGCTAATTCCTGAATGAAAGGTGCTGCCCAATAGTTAGATGAAACATCATAGAAAGTAGTTTGAGCAAATGAAGGTGCGGGTGCAACTAAAGGTGCAACAGCAGCTGTTGTAACACCTAAAGCCATAAATGCAGCACATTTTGATTTCCAACGATTTAGATTAGACATTGATTTTTCTCCCCAACAATTTCGTTTATTTCTGTTAAACAATTTGACAATATCTCAGAATAAATGTTCCGAGTAATATGATTTTTTAACGTCTGTTGTAGACATATTCATGAGAATTAATCTAAGCAATAAAACTTCCTATATATAGACTATTCATATTCGATTAATTTAGACGCTCGGTTAATATAATAGTTGCTCCGTTGCGAAAAAAGGTTCCGTATATTTTCACATATTAGTTTTAAAATAATTAATATAGCTTCAGTATCGGTATAGCGCCAATATCCTGTCAGATATAGCTAAAGATTTTATAAAGATGTTAAGCAATGTGTTATTTTTACGGAACGTACTAAGGTCGTACTGAAAATGATTTGAGCAACTAATTTACAGTTTTATTGCTTGTGACTAATAGTATATAAACCAGAATAAACTTAGTTAATTGCTCAATAAAGTTCATTTTTAGCCCCTCTACATGTTTTTATACAGTCAATCAATTTGAATATCAGGAATACTTAAATTTTATATTTTGAGGACAATCTAGTCTTGGGAAGCTAGAGCAGTCTTGGGAGTTTATGCAATGCCTAATGCTTAATTATCAATCACCACAACCTGATGCCAAAAAACAAGCCACCGTACACTTAAGCCTTTGAAGTGACGATGGCGTTTAATAAAGATGAAATTATAAATGTGCTGCTAAATTATTCCTAAAAGCGAGATAGTAATAAATTAGAACGCAAGGTGACATCTAAGTCGTTTTGAGGGTTGATAACTACAACCTCTACTTGTTTGCGATTTAGTAGAATACTTGCTATAGCACCCGCAGCAGCACCAGCTAGAGGCTCTAGGGTTTCGATTTTGTTATTTCCGGTTATCAATGAAATTACAGTTGCAGCAGCAGTACCATAAGCAGCATCTGTTAAAACTCTACCCGTACTAGCACCTCTTTTGATTGTTTCTTTATTAGTAACTACCGCAGAAGTTGCATCGATATTCTGCTTGTTACCGTCGGGGAAAACTAACTCTCTAGCAACAAATTGAGAACCTTTTTCACCGTTGAAAGTTGCTGGTTCTAATCTGCCTACAAGTTCGCTACCACGAGGGATTAATATGTTACGCTCGCTATCAATAATATTTCTGGCAACTGTTAAAGTTAAATCAGAAGTTTCATCAGGTGTAACAACAACTTTTTCTTTGTCAAAAGTAACAGGAAGTGTCACACCTTCAGGAATAGAAACCCTTCTTGATTGTCCAAAAATAGCTTGTGCGGTAGCAGGGGTTGATATCAAGATAGGTGCAGCCGCAGCAGTTGTAATGCTTAATGCCAAAAATGCAGCGGTTCCAGATTTCCAACGATGAAAGCCAGTCATAAGAGAATTCCTTTAGTCTTGAGACTTTATGTTATGACGCGAAGATAATAATTTTGTTTCTAAATTGTTTCTAAAAAATATTAAGTTGGGGCTAGGGCATTACGGATTGGGCATGGGGTATTGAGAATTTTGCAAAATCATTGTTGAGATTCCACAAGAATATTTCAACAGGTAGAATTTATAATATTAAGTCTTTTGCTGACGCTATATTTTTGACATTGTTCCTATATTTTTAT comes from Rivularia sp. PCC 7116 and encodes:
- a CDS encoding S-layer homology domain-containing protein; this translates as MSNLNRWKSKCAAFMALGVTTAAVAPLVAPAPSFAQTTFYDVSSNYWAAPFIQELAQRGVIAGFPDGSFRPDAPVTRSQFAAMIRKAFNKSQERQPINFVDVSSNYWAYSAIQEAYSTGFLSGYPGRVFRPTQNIPREQVLVSLSNGLDYVASGNVQSTLGYYNDSYNISNYARSPIAAATEKRLVVNYPNTKFLSPKGTATRADVAAYIYQALVSTNQANAISSPYIVAIGNTNPGGGSIVTIPEGTVLPVKYDKAEKIMVTKDETAPLTLTISQNVITDTGSLVIPAGSRVVGKIQPANGGSQFVAQKLITTTGQEYNINASSGIITKTETVKKGTSTKGIIKNTALGAGAAAAVAAVTGDRAVATEEVLGGAAIGAITGIFFNKKSVDLIVIDPDTDLEMTIGRSFEVSYRR
- a CDS encoding cofactor assembly of complex C subunit B — its product is MDTAILPSTLLLTLLMSVGLIFFIRASTKDRIETARLVSQLPEASLMPQLKEYFRARSYRVAAIDPQQNKVTMTGFVKPSWFLAIFLTILAAVGFMSLSLVLSLLFSSQSLLLYGIVLLSPVGGIFYWNKAGRIENVSLTVEGNDSEENAKITVTAHRDEIISLEEALQLKRA
- the rseP gene encoding RIP metalloprotease RseP produces the protein MSVLAAIAVLAVLIFVHELGHFLAARTQGIHVNRFSLGFGPVLLKYQGSETEYAVRAFPLGGFVGFPDDDPDSKIEPDDPNLLRNRPILDRAIVISAGVIANLIFAYFLLVSQVGFVGIPQATQPGVLIKELAPQVSKAAESAGIKPGDVILAAEGTEFGKSLQGIEQLRDIIKSHPGEAIELLINRKDQNLNLSVVPEAKSAGGSIGVGLSPNGKVERRAAKGIVEAFSVGATEFQNIISQTVQGFGKLVTNFGETASQVAGPVKIVKIGANIAQNDTGSLFFFAALISINLAFINILPLPALDGGQLAFLLIEGVRGKPLPNRIQEGVMQTGLVLLLGLGILILVKETSQLEWVQKLFG
- a CDS encoding DUF3155 domain-containing protein; this translates as MARRRKRKSRRRQEGRRILEHVPQYSIESGEDKPVTAARKFIQAEGILPPALLLVKRNEHTTDRYFWAEKGLFGAQYVEENHFLFPSLRTMEPSSIPEVLAVAAAR
- the rpsN gene encoding 30S ribosomal protein S14; the protein is MAKKAMVEREKKRAKMVDKYWDKRQDLLDEFRRTEDPLEKLEIHRKIQRLPRNSAPSRRMNRCWATGRPRAVYRDFGLCRNVLRDWAHKGLLPGVVKSSW
- the nth gene encoding endonuclease III, giving the protein MGAEVVRVSTNRKSKSKKQRAHCILVRLKRLYPDATCSLTYSTPVQLLVATILSAQCTDERVNKVTPELFRQFPDAESLGNAPIEELETLVRSTGFYRNKAKNIKAACQMIVRDFDSKVPRTMEQLLLLPGVARKTANVVMAHAFGINAGVTVDTHVNRLSQRLGLTKHEDAVRIERDLMKLLPQADWENWSIRLIYHGRAVCKARNPACEQCELADLCPTAPKISPQNANIDVISSAVR
- a CDS encoding PadR family transcriptional regulator — translated: MKLEDIYQFFENPPPTYLCQELAVCYILSVLQQGESYGTELIQKLETEYPTYRLSDTVLYSAIKFLEDQKAITGYWKKLEGRGRPRRMYQVSPEWQTQAQDLARLWHEYIKRRTI
- a CDS encoding DUF3611 family protein; protein product: MSEQFDNPSTSSKIRSIGQIFRITGWISFVLQLVLGVVSSLLLLVFSIRPPGSPSSSAETGFGVFLAVCGIVALGISIYLAFRCKNIGRQLQSTNPSNRPRKVETVKTLQLALTVNLVGMLLTLLGAQAIVGSLVFKAARQVGVVSFSSANTFITAQDMFVVQANANTITAHFVGLAASIWLLNRITK
- a CDS encoding sensor histidine kinase KdpD: MIVSASSEFVALCREQLTLLATGLGASLSVVYLTQELAEVSPHEGEAELIPVAVYPETGVVGLEHQIALPSVNRYLLNPSSELSGSQSNQTRANQEQENHQEYLMGSDQIVLPLVHEDVMMGLLVTGREDRAWKESERTQIENVAQSLAIACIMDRRRAWLASQLHQHQIMQEKQLDLMDNLLHQFRNPLTALRTFGKLLTKRLLPKDANSEVALSIVRESDRLKELLQKFDEAIDLTPEDLLPAKLLPKNQVEVEATVEENKPLLLLNGAEQEIFEFDLNEVLQPLLISAKAIAQERSLKLITEIDNTVFLVRGNSQALREVLSNIVDNALKYTPAGGKILIESIKDKANFSGIAISDNGPGIPKKDLDHLGERGYRGVQAETEIPGSGLGLAIAKQLIEQMQGEMEVFSPATRFAINKSSDASGTTFIVRLPEAK
- the serS gene encoding serine--tRNA ligase, whose translation is MLDIKQIRENPQLILERLKNRGENYDIQPIVDLNQRQRDLETTRSQIQARSNEIGKLVGQKIKSGTNPQDAEIKELRDEGNSLKAKLSEFEPQEKEIKAEIDQRVLALPNLPSESTPIGKSEEENVEVRRWGDEYLPQNSGIIPHWEIGEKLGILNFERAVKIAQSRFVALIGAGAALERALIQFMLNRQVEAGYVEVVPPFLINSESLTATGQLPKFAEDSFKCAEDDLWLTPTAEVPLTNLYRNEILSTEDLPIYHCAYTPCFRREAGSYGRDMRGLIRLHQFNKVELVKLVSPETSFDELEKLLNNAEAILQALQLPYRVIELCTGDLGFSATKTYDIEVWLPSSGKYREISSCSNCGDFQARRGNIRFKSAGKKGTQFVHTLNGSGLAVGRTMAAILENYQQPDGTLHVPQVLQPYLGGKEILEV
- a CDS encoding conjugal transfer protein TrbI, with product MTGFHRWKSGTAAFLALSITTAAAAPILISTPATAQAIFGQSRRVSIPEGVTLPVTFDKEKVVVTPDETSDLTLTVARNIIDSERNILIPRGSELVGRLEPATFNGEKGSQFVARELVFPDGNKQNIDATSAVVTNKETIKRGASTGRVLTDAAYGTAAATVISLITGNNKIETLEPLAGAAAGAIASILLNRKQVEVVVINPQNDLDVTLRSNLLLSRF